From a region of the Tenggerimyces flavus genome:
- a CDS encoding response regulator, translating to MTIRVLLVDDQPWLRLGFRAVLEQEPDLEVVGEAGDGEQAVSSTLALRPDVVLMDVRMPKLDGIEATRRIVAATDAARVLVLTTFDLDEYVYAALRAGASGFLLKDALPADLIAGIRVVAAGDAAVAPGVTRRLISTLASRLPTTTEPATLDGLTEREREVLLELARARSNAEIAARLYISEATVKVHVGRVLAKLGLRDRAQAVVFAYEHGVIQPGS from the coding sequence GTGACGATCCGGGTCCTGCTGGTGGACGACCAGCCGTGGCTGCGCCTGGGGTTCCGCGCGGTGCTGGAGCAGGAGCCCGACCTGGAGGTCGTCGGCGAGGCGGGCGACGGCGAGCAGGCCGTCTCGTCGACGCTCGCGTTGCGGCCGGACGTGGTGCTGATGGACGTACGGATGCCGAAGCTCGACGGCATCGAGGCGACCCGCCGGATCGTCGCCGCCACGGATGCGGCCCGCGTGCTGGTCCTCACCACGTTCGACCTCGACGAGTACGTCTACGCGGCGCTGCGCGCCGGCGCGAGCGGCTTCCTGCTCAAGGACGCGCTGCCCGCCGACCTGATCGCCGGCATCCGCGTCGTGGCCGCTGGCGACGCCGCGGTCGCGCCCGGCGTGACCCGCCGGCTGATCTCCACGCTCGCCTCGCGGCTGCCCACCACGACCGAGCCCGCGACGCTCGACGGCCTGACCGAACGGGAACGCGAGGTCCTCCTCGAGCTCGCCCGCGCGCGGTCCAACGCCGAGATCGCCGCCCGGCTCTACATCTCCGAGGCCACCGTGAAGGTGCACGTCGGCCGCGTCCTCGCCAAGCTCGGCCTGCGCGACCGCGCGCAGGCGGTCGTCTTCGCCTACGAGCACGGCGTCATCCAGCCCGGCTCGTAG
- a CDS encoding sensor histidine kinase translates to MRGWPVAAYWVVIVVDFASAIFGLLSPAQLIVPMVAAYVVARYGPRRQLWLTAIPVVPFVVLWLANDGPAWDAAMLVGIYGSCLLLGVTVADRRSYRQAKEELARASERNRIARELHDIVAHNLAVMVALADGAVASAATPERSTDLMAKVSTTGRQALSEVRQLVGLLREDSRSADLDGLVDQVRAAGLHVTLTRTGDAPRLGPGVELTIYRIVQEALTNTMKHAGPDATATVRVHYDVAAVEVEVVDDGAGRAAEESASGHGLTGIRERVAAYGGSVDAGPRADGGWRVNARLTVPS, encoded by the coding sequence ATGCGTGGGTGGCCGGTCGCGGCGTACTGGGTCGTGATCGTCGTCGACTTCGCCAGCGCGATCTTCGGCCTGCTGTCCCCGGCCCAGCTGATCGTTCCCATGGTGGCGGCGTACGTCGTCGCGAGGTACGGTCCGCGGCGCCAGCTCTGGCTCACCGCGATCCCGGTCGTGCCGTTCGTCGTGCTCTGGTTGGCGAACGACGGTCCAGCCTGGGACGCCGCGATGCTGGTCGGGATCTACGGCTCCTGCCTGCTGCTCGGCGTCACGGTTGCGGACCGGCGGTCCTACCGGCAGGCGAAGGAGGAGCTCGCCCGCGCCTCCGAACGCAACCGGATCGCCCGCGAGCTGCACGACATCGTCGCGCACAACCTCGCGGTGATGGTCGCGCTCGCCGACGGTGCCGTCGCCTCGGCGGCGACGCCGGAGCGATCGACCGATCTGATGGCGAAGGTGTCGACGACCGGCCGCCAGGCGCTTTCGGAGGTACGGCAGCTCGTCGGCCTCCTGCGCGAGGACTCCCGTTCGGCCGATCTGGACGGTCTCGTCGACCAGGTGCGAGCCGCCGGTCTGCATGTGACGCTGACGAGAACGGGCGACGCGCCGCGGCTCGGACCGGGCGTCGAGCTGACCATCTACCGGATCGTCCAAGAGGCGTTGACGAACACGATGAAGCACGCCGGTCCCGACGCGACCGCCACCGTGCGCGTGCACTACGACGTGGCTGCCGTCGAGGTCGAGGTGGTCGACGACGGCGCGGGACGGGCAGCGGAGGAATCGGCCAGCGGGCATGGCCTGACCGGCATCCGCGAACGCGTCGCCGCGTACGGAGGATCCGTCGACGCCGGCCCCCGAGCCGATGGCGGCTGGCGCGTCAACGCGAGATTGACGGTGCCCTCGTGA